A single window of Danio rerio strain Tuebingen ecotype United States chromosome 15, GRCz12tu, whole genome shotgun sequence DNA harbors:
- the eif3k gene encoding eukaryotic translation initiation factor 3 subunit K isoform X1 — protein MATTFEQMRANVGKLLRGIDRYNPENLATLERYVDTQARENAYDLEANLAVLKLYQFNPAYFQTTVTAQILLKALTNLPHTDFTLCKCMIDQTHQQEERPIRQILYLGNLLETCHFQSFWASLEENRDLIDGITGFEESVRKFICHVVGITYQNIEYRLLAEMLGDPLDTQVKVWMNKYGWTENEDGQIFIHNQEESVKPKNIVEKIDFESVSSIMATSQ, from the exons ATGGCGACAACGTTCGAGCAGATGAGAGCGAATGTGGGGAAACTCCTGAGAGGAATCGACAG GTATAACCCAGAGAACCTGGCGACGCTGGAAAGATACGTGGACACACAGGCCAGAGAGAACGCTTACGACCTGGAGGCCAACCTGGCCGTGCTCAAACT gtacCAGTTCAACCCAGCGTATTTCCAGACCACAGTGACGGCTCAGATTCTGCTGAAAGCTCTGACGAATCTCCCGCACACAGACTTCACTCTCTGCAAGTGCATGATCGACCAGACCCAC CAGCAGGAGGAGCGGCCGATCCGACAGATCCTGTACCTCGGAAACCTGCTGGAGACCTGCCACTTCCAGAGCTTctgg gccAGTCTGGAGGAGAACAGGGATCTGATTGATGGGATCACAGGATTTGAGGAGTCTGTGCGTAAAT tcatcTGTCATGTAGTGGGAATCACGTATCAGAACATCGAGTACCGTCTGCTGGCCGAGATGCTGGGAGATCCTCTGG ACACACAGGTGAAGGTGTGGATGAATAAATACGGCTGGACGGAGAACGAGGACGGTCAGATCTTCATCCATAACCAGGAGGAGAGCGTCAAGCCCAAGAACATCGTGGAGAAGATCGACTTCGAGA GTGTGTCCAGCATCATGGCTACATCgcagtga
- the eif3k gene encoding eukaryotic translation initiation factor 3 subunit K (The RefSeq protein has 1 substitution compared to this genomic sequence), which yields MATTFEQMRANVGKLLRGIDRYNPENLATLERYVDTQARENAYDLEANLAVLKLYQFNLAYFQTTVTAQILLKALTNLPHTDFTLCKCMIDQTHQEERPIRQILYLGNLLETCHFQSFWASLEENRDLIDGITGFEESVRKFICHVVGITYQNIEYRLLAEMLGDPLDTQVKVWMNKYGWTENEDGQIFIHNQEESVKPKNIVEKIDFESVSSIMATSQ from the exons ATGGCGACAACGTTCGAGCAGATGAGAGCGAATGTGGGGAAACTCCTGAGAGGAATCGACAG GTATAACCCAGAGAACCTGGCGACGCTGGAAAGATACGTGGACACACAGGCCAGAGAGAACGCTTACGACCTGGAGGCCAACCTGGCCGTGCTCAAACT gtacCAGTTCAACCCAGCGTATTTCCAGACCACAGTGACGGCTCAGATTCTGCTGAAAGCTCTGACGAATCTCCCGCACACAGACTTCACTCTCTGCAAGTGCATGATCGACCAGACCCAC CAGGAGGAGCGGCCGATCCGACAGATCCTGTACCTCGGAAACCTGCTGGAGACCTGCCACTTCCAGAGCTTctgg gccAGTCTGGAGGAGAACAGGGATCTGATTGATGGGATCACAGGATTTGAGGAGTCTGTGCGTAAAT tcatcTGTCATGTAGTGGGAATCACGTATCAGAACATCGAGTACCGTCTGCTGGCCGAGATGCTGGGAGATCCTCTGG ACACACAGGTGAAGGTGTGGATGAATAAATACGGCTGGACGGAGAACGAGGACGGTCAGATCTTCATCCATAACCAGGAGGAGAGCGTCAAGCCCAAGAACATCGTGGAGAAGATCGACTTCGAGA GTGTGTCCAGCATCATGGCTACATCgcagtga
- the si:ch1073-429i10.3 gene encoding uncharacterized protein LOC100331798: protein MARTKQTARKSTGGKAPRKQLATKAARKSAPSTGGVKKPHRYRPGTVALREIRRYQKSTELLIRKLPFQRLVREIAQDFKTDLRFQSAAIGALQEASEAYLVGLFEDTNLCAIHAKRVTIMPKDIQLARRIRGERA, encoded by the exons ATGGCCCGTACTAAGCAAACCGCCCGTAAATCGACTGGAGGAAAAGCTCCTCGTAAGCAGCTGGCAACTAAAGCGGCCCGTAAGAGTGCGCCCTCTACTGGAGGAGTCAAGAAGCCCCATCGCTACAG gcCTGGGACCGTGGCTCTGCGTGAGATCCGCCGTTATCAGAAGTCCACTGAGCTGCTGATCCGCAAGCTTCCCTTCCAGCGTCTGGTTCGAGAGATCGCACAGGACTTCAAGACTGACCTGCGCTTCCAGAGTGCCGCCATCGGAGCCCTGCAG gaggcCAGCGAGGCGTATCTGGTGGGTCTGTTCGAGGACACTAACCTGTGCGCCATCCATGCCAAGCGTGTGACCATCATGCCCAAAGACATCCAGCTGGCGCGCCGCATCCGCGGAGAACGAGCCTGa
- the h3f3b.1 gene encoding histone H3.3, whose translation MARTKQTARKSTGGKAPRKQLATKAARKSAPSTGGVKKPHRYRPGTVALREIRRYQKSTELLIRKLPFQRLVREIAQDFKTDLRFQSAAIGALQEASEAYLVGLFEDTNLCAIHAKRVTIMPKDIQLARRIRGERA comes from the exons ATGGCCCGTACTAAGCAAACCGCTCGTAAATCGACTGGAGGAAAAGCTCCTCGTAAGCAGCTGGCGACTAAAGCGGCCCGTAAAAGTGCGCCCTCTACTGGAGGAGTCAAGAAGCCCCATCGCTACAG gcccGGGACCGTGGCTCTGCGTGAGATCCGTCGTTATCAGAAGTCCACTGAGCTGCTGATCCGCAAGCTTCCCTTTCAACGTCTGGTTCGAGAGATCGCACAGGACTTCAAGACCGACCTGCGCTTCCAGAGTGCCGCCATCGGAGCCCTGCAG gaggcCAGCGAGGCGTATCTGGTGGGTCTGTTCGAGGACACTAACCTGTGTGCCATCCATGCCAAGCGTGTGACCATCATGCCCAAAGACATCCAGCTGGCGCGCCGCATCCGCGGAGAACGAGcctga
- the si:ch1073-429i10.1 gene encoding delta(14)-sterol reductase TM7SF2 produces MMSSLHQDHQTLRHRKLTDEDDDDGEGRSVVKLQSKWNTVHLSGVCVLLTVSLIKLLDACHSSSSSWVLLSSGSSIWDWWSVCVLLSFTVLQVALYYLPVGQETEGKIGPNGKPLKYKLNGLCAFSVTLLLLLGVWFCGVLRAAAVSERVFSLISAGAAVALMLSLMLFLSPPHTHSCTHVHYDHTAKPLLQFVLGQKMDPRLGLIDVKHFVMVRIGFIGWAVMNVLYLLSAVEMEGSVSLSLLLVVLFQLIYILDFLIDEGSVLTTKEFTEEPIGFIMILGEFIWIPFFSNLPVYFLLQRPNHIHFLSAVPICLLFGVGFLIYYLSNEQKDGFRKNPDDPAYAGLSTIRSPSGKSLLVSGWFGWVRHPNYLGDVMMMLAWCLPCGFTSVLPYLPALQCFHLLRQRANEIEESCLKKHGDAWREYCRRVPYKLLPYIY; encoded by the exons ATGATGTCGAGTCTCCATCAGGATCATCAG ACGCTCAGACACAGGAAACTCactgatgaggatgatgatgatggtgaaggGAGGAGTGTGGTGAAGCTCCAGAGTAAATGGAACACCGTCC acCTGTCAGgggtgtgtgtgttgttgacTGTCTCCCTCATCAAGTTGCTGGATGCCTgccactcctcctcctcctcctgggtTCTGCTCAGCTCTGGATCCTCCATCTGGGACTGGTGgtcagtgtgtgtgctgctgtccTTTACTGTCCTGCAGGTGGCGCTCTATTATTTACCTGTTGGACAG GAGACAGAAGGGAAGATCGGCCCGAACGGAAAACCGTTAAAATACAAACTCAATG GTCTGTGTGCATTCTCTGTGACCCTCCTCCTGCTGCTGGGTGTGTGGTTCTGTGGTGTTCTGCGTGCCGCTGCCGTCAGTGAGCGGGTCTTCTCTCTGATCAGCGCTGGAGCCGCCGTCGCTCTGATGCTCAGCTTGATGCTGTTCCTGagccctccacacacacactcctgcacacATGTACATTACGACCACACAG CAAAGCCGCTGCTGCAGTTTGTTCTGGGCCAGAAAATGGATCCTCGTCTCGGCCTCATCGATGTCAAACACTTCGTGATGGTCAGGATTGGGTTCATTGgctgg gcagtGATGAATGTGCTGTATCTGCTGTCAGCTGTAGAGATGGAGGgatctgtttctctctctctgctgctCGTCGTTCTCTTCCAGCTCATCTATATTCTGGACTTCCTTATTGACGAG GGATCAGTGTTGACCACTAAAGAGTTCACAGAGGAGCCCATCGGCTTCATCATGATTCTGGGCGAGTTCATCTGGATCCCGTTCTTCTCCAATCTTCCTGTTTACTTCCTGCTTCAGAGGCCCAATCACATCCACTTCCTGTCCGCCGTGCCCATCTGCCTGCTGTTCG GTGTTGGCTTCCTGATTTACTACCTGTCCAACGAGCAGAAAGATGGTTTCCGCAAAAATCCAGATGATCCGGCATACGCTG GTCTGAGCACAATCCGCAGCCCATCAGGAAAGAGTCTCTTGGTGTCGGGATGGTTCGGATGGGTTCGACACCCTAACTATCTAGGAGACGTGATGATGATGTTGGCCTGGTGTCTGCCCTGCG GCTTCACCAGCGTTTTGCCGTATTTGCCAGCGCTGCAGTGCTTTCATTTACTGAGGCAACGAGCCAATGAGATTGAAGAATCCTGCTTGAAGAAGCATGGAGACGCCTGGCGGGAATACTGTCGCCGAGTGCCGTATAAACTGCTGCCCTATATATACTAA